The following are from one region of the Francisella opportunistica genome:
- the serS gene encoding serine--tRNA ligase: MLDAKYIKDNLQQVAKKLATRGYQFDIAEFEAQELKRKQFQERTQELQSQRNTISKEIGQRKAKGEDTSNIFAKVNQINEELKAIEKELKELQDSINQMLLSMPNLPADDVPVGKDENDNIEIRRWGTPREFHPEAPAKDHADIGEILKMIDFKAAAKITGSRFMVLKNKIAKLHRALSQFMLDMHTEKHGYEELYVPYLVNNDSLYGTGQLPKFAADLFKLEGDFAYSLIPTAEVPVTNLVRDEILDTGSLPRYYTAHTPCFRSEAGSYGRDTKGMIRQHQFEKVELVHITTADKGEESLELLTSHAEKVLQKLNLPYRVMKLCAGDMGFSAKKTYDLEVWLPSQNTYREISSCSWCGDFQARRMKARHKNPSMKKPELVHTLNGSGLAVGRTLLAVIENYQQEDGSIMVPDALINYMGGISVIK, from the coding sequence ATGCTTGATGCTAAATATATTAAGGATAATTTACAACAAGTTGCCAAAAAGCTTGCAACTAGAGGTTATCAGTTTGATATAGCTGAATTTGAAGCCCAAGAGCTAAAAAGAAAACAGTTTCAAGAAAGGACTCAAGAACTTCAGTCTCAGCGTAATACTATTTCAAAAGAAATAGGTCAAAGAAAAGCTAAAGGTGAAGACACTAGTAATATATTTGCTAAAGTTAATCAAATTAATGAAGAACTAAAGGCTATTGAAAAAGAACTTAAAGAACTACAAGATTCTATAAATCAAATGCTACTATCAATGCCAAATCTCCCTGCTGATGATGTACCAGTTGGCAAAGATGAGAATGATAATATAGAAATAAGAAGATGGGGAACACCACGTGAGTTTCATCCAGAAGCTCCAGCAAAAGATCATGCTGATATTGGTGAAATCCTTAAGATGATTGATTTTAAAGCTGCAGCTAAAATTACTGGCAGTCGCTTTATGGTGCTGAAAAATAAGATTGCTAAACTACATCGTGCTTTATCACAGTTTATGCTTGATATGCATACAGAAAAACATGGTTATGAAGAGTTATATGTGCCATATCTAGTTAATAATGATAGTTTATACGGTACTGGACAGTTACCAAAATTTGCTGCTGATCTTTTTAAGCTTGAGGGAGATTTTGCATATAGCTTAATACCTACAGCAGAGGTCCCGGTCACTAATCTAGTAAGGGATGAAATTTTAGATACAGGATCTTTACCTAGATACTATACAGCGCATACGCCTTGCTTTAGAAGTGAGGCTGGCTCTTATGGACGTGATACTAAGGGTATGATTCGCCAACATCAATTTGAAAAAGTTGAATTAGTACATATCACTACAGCAGATAAAGGTGAAGAATCTCTAGAATTGCTCACATCGCATGCTGAAAAAGTCTTACAAAAGCTTAACCTACCATATAGAGTGATGAAGCTATGTGCTGGTGATATGGGTTTTAGTGCTAAAAAAACTTATGACTTAGAAGTTTGGCTACCATCACAAAACACTTATAGAGAAATATCTTCGTGTAGTTGGTGTGGTGACTTCCAAGCACGCCGTATGAAAGCTCGACATAAAAATCCAAGCATGAAAAAACCTGAACTTGTTCATACACTAAATGGTTCTGGTTTAGCAGTTGGTAGAACACTTTTAGCAGTTATTGAAAACTACCAGCAAGAAGATGGATCTATCATGGTTCCTGATGCTCTTATTAATTATATGGGTGGAATTTCAGTTATTAAATAA
- a CDS encoding ROK family protein, which produces MYLAGIEAGGTKFFTTIGDFDGNVIERHRTDTTTPQQTMHEVIEVLKNYQNKYDIKAIGLACFGPIDINPSSKTYGYITNTPKIAWQNFDIVSAVKSIYSAPIGFNTDVNAAAICEQLWGCAQDISNLIYLTVGTGVGGGIICNNQLIQGAMHPEIGHLLIPQNPQDNFEGCCPFHGNCLEGLASGTAINQRWKVAHAGALNDDHIAWQFEAEYLAKALVNYICSFSPERIILGGGVMHKTILFDMIRKNVNKYLNNYLDYPALKDMTKFIVPASFGDNTGVKGSLALALETFNSSQAQ; this is translated from the coding sequence ATGTATTTAGCTGGTATAGAAGCTGGTGGTACCAAATTTTTCACAACAATTGGTGATTTTGATGGTAATGTGATAGAACGTCATCGCACAGATACCACAACACCTCAGCAGACGATGCACGAGGTTATAGAAGTTCTAAAAAACTACCAAAATAAATATGATATTAAAGCTATAGGCTTGGCATGCTTTGGGCCTATTGACATTAATCCTAGCTCGAAAACTTATGGTTATATCACAAATACACCTAAAATAGCATGGCAAAATTTTGATATTGTCAGTGCTGTGAAATCAATCTACTCAGCTCCAATTGGATTTAATACAGATGTAAACGCCGCAGCAATCTGTGAACAACTATGGGGTTGTGCTCAAGATATTAGCAATCTTATTTACCTTACCGTTGGTACAGGTGTTGGTGGTGGGATTATTTGTAATAACCAACTAATTCAAGGAGCAATGCATCCAGAAATTGGTCATTTATTAATACCACAAAACCCACAAGATAACTTTGAAGGTTGTTGTCCTTTCCACGGCAATTGTTTAGAAGGACTTGCTTCTGGCACAGCGATTAATCAAAGATGGAAAGTTGCTCATGCTGGAGCACTTAATGATGATCATATCGCATGGCAGTTTGAGGCCGAATATTTAGCAAAAGCATTAGTTAACTACATATGCTCATTCTCGCCTGAGAGGATTATTCTCGGTGGTGGCGTAATGCATAAGACAATTTTATTTGATATGATTCGCAAAAATGTTAATAAATATCTAAATAACTACCTTGATTACCCCGCATTAAAAGATATGACTAAATTTATAGTTCCTGCATCATTTGGTGATAATACAGGTGTAAAAGGATCTCTTGCTCTTGCGTTAGAAACTTTTAATAGCTCCCAAGCGCAGTAA
- a CDS encoding lipopolysaccharide biosynthesis protein, with the protein MIKKIFSNHILSKSLQTMMVQALGQGCAFITAILLARHLTISDYGFYIFGVTVATILAVIATMGGGGILARTWGKSDLVDKFQRNKETFLVHNWYFKRGFTLVIIILIIIISYNHSKDHDNSIENFALLFAIPFFMANIFQSFFVARRVVILANLLQLGLRIIMLLLTIVFMFLYISDTAMLIGTIMIIMTIYTTSIWLIQTSKYTFASSKPIGSNISFALMQWGLLLLSQIDIIILKVLSTPANIALYGVALQLGALISFVLNAVNSNVLSQIADDYKNCSREEFQNKITSYTRIIFILSIFAILGLIICGYPITLMYGKKYIVSYFIFCILMVGQIINILSGCVATILNMAGYEKNTCFAFYNALVINIVLGVIFTLYWGVYGLAVASSLSMIYWNIHLLYKVIKQIKINPTIFIFR; encoded by the coding sequence TTGATAAAAAAAATATTTTCTAATCATATTTTATCTAAATCTTTACAGACTATGATGGTGCAAGCACTAGGACAAGGATGTGCCTTTATTACTGCCATTCTTTTAGCGCGACATCTAACTATTAGTGATTATGGTTTTTATATTTTTGGCGTTACAGTTGCAACTATTTTAGCTGTAATCGCCACTATGGGTGGCGGTGGTATCTTAGCACGCACTTGGGGTAAATCAGATTTAGTCGATAAATTTCAAAGAAACAAAGAAACTTTTTTGGTTCATAACTGGTATTTTAAAAGAGGTTTTACTCTTGTTATTATAATACTTATAATAATAATTTCTTATAATCACTCTAAAGATCATGATAACTCTATAGAGAACTTTGCGCTACTATTCGCTATACCATTTTTTATGGCAAATATATTTCAATCTTTCTTTGTTGCCAGAAGAGTAGTTATCCTTGCTAACCTACTTCAACTTGGTCTGAGAATTATTATGCTCTTGTTGACCATAGTTTTTATGTTTTTGTACATAAGTGATACTGCCATGCTTATTGGTACGATTATGATTATCATGACAATATATACAACATCTATATGGCTTATTCAAACATCAAAATATACTTTTGCTAGCTCGAAACCAATTGGTAGTAACATCTCATTTGCTCTAATGCAATGGGGTTTATTGTTACTATCGCAAATAGATATTATAATCTTAAAAGTATTATCAACTCCAGCAAATATTGCTCTCTATGGTGTTGCGCTACAACTTGGTGCCTTAATTAGCTTTGTATTAAATGCCGTTAATTCAAATGTACTATCACAAATTGCCGATGATTATAAAAATTGCTCTAGAGAAGAGTTTCAAAATAAAATAACTTCTTATACTAGAATTATATTTATACTCTCAATATTTGCTATTCTAGGGCTTATTATTTGTGGATATCCAATTACTTTAATGTATGGTAAAAAATATATCGTATCGTATTTTATCTTTTGTATATTAATGGTTGGACAAATAATAAATATTCTCTCTGGTTGTGTTGCTACAATTCTTAATATGGCGGGATATGAAAAAAACACCTGTTTTGCTTTCTATAACGCTCTAGTTATTAATATAGTGCTAGGAGTAATTTTTACGCTTTATTGGGGCGTATATGGTCTTGCAGTTGCCTCAAGCTTATCAATGATATATTGGAATATTCATCTACTTTACAAAGTAATTAAACAAATAAAAATAAATCCA